The genomic stretch AGAGATAAAAAGTTTCACTATGTGAAGCTTTTTTATTTAAGAATGTTTGAATTTTAGACAGCGTGGAATATTTACCTAAAAAAGGAGGAACTACATTATGGCTAAAACAACGGCTGGTCAAGCGTTAATTCGTTCACTACAAGAATGGAATATTGATCATATATATGGTCTTCCAGGAGATTCTATCAACAATGTAATGGAGGAGTTAAGAAAAGCAAAAGAGCAAATTAAATTTATTGGAGTCCGCCACGAGGAAGCAGCATCTCTAGCCGCTTCAAGCTACGCAAAAATCACAGGGAAAATAGGAGTATGTTTATCAATTGCAGGTCCTGGAGCAGTTCATCTTTTAAATGGGATGTATGATGCAGCATCAGATAGCGTTCCAATGCTCGTTCTTGCTGGACAAGTATCAACTGAAAAACTTGGGAGAGATGATTTTCAGGAAATTAATTTGCAGCGCATGTTTGATGACGTAGCCGTGTTCAATAAAACGGTGCAAAAAGCAGACACGCTCCCAGATCTTTTAAATCAAGCAATTAAAACGGCATATGCTAAAAAAGGGGTCGCTGTCTTAACCATTCCAGATGATATCCCTGTTCAAGAAATTGACGAGAGTTTAATGTATACCTCATCAGTTTTTAGAGAAGCTCAGATTGTTCCAAATGGAGAGGATCTAAAGAAAGCTGTTACATATTTAAATGAAGCAAAACGTCCTGTTATCCTAGCCGGAAAAGGAGCACTGCATGCTAGAAAAGAAGTGGAGGGCTTTTCAGAAAGATTTGGGGCTCCAGTTGTTGTGACACTACCAGGAAAAGGAGTAATTCCCGACGAGCATCCTTCAAATCTCGGAAACCTTGGTCAAATTGGAACAAAGCCAGCATATGAGGCAATGGAGGAAACGGATTTACTTATCATGATAGGTACATCTTTCCCATACCGAGATTATCTTCCTGAAAAAGCAAAAGCTATTCAAATCGATATGGAACCTACTCAGATCGGAAAACGCTATCCTGTTTCAGTAGGAATT from Priestia filamentosa encodes the following:
- a CDS encoding pyruvate oxidase, which codes for MAKTTAGQALIRSLQEWNIDHIYGLPGDSINNVMEELRKAKEQIKFIGVRHEEAASLAASSYAKITGKIGVCLSIAGPGAVHLLNGMYDAASDSVPMLVLAGQVSTEKLGRDDFQEINLQRMFDDVAVFNKTVQKADTLPDLLNQAIKTAYAKKGVAVLTIPDDIPVQEIDESLMYTSSVFREAQIVPNGEDLKKAVTYLNEAKRPVILAGKGALHARKEVEGFSERFGAPVVVTLPGKGVIPDEHPSNLGNLGQIGTKPAYEAMEETDLLIMIGTSFPYRDYLPEKAKAIQIDMEPTQIGKRYPVSVGIVGDAKEVLPWLTAHGDFQEDRHFLEKCQENMENWWRHIGKDEQKEETPITAHQVIPQLQKIVEDDAILSVDVGNVTVWMARHFRVTNQQFIISSWLATMGCGLPGAIAAKMAYPERQAVAVCGDGGFSMVMQDFLTAVKYNLPIIVVVLNNEKIGMIKYEQEVGGHLDYAVDLQPFNFARFADVSGGIGYRVEEFEELAPAFEKAALATKPVILDIHIKEEPPLPGKIGYSQAFSYSKYLLKNFFKNHEVEMPPLKKSLKRFF